The segment ATGTCAATAATAATCCCCGCTTTTTCAGGTGTTCCTGGCCCTGGAGAAATGATGATAGCCTTTGGATGGAGTGCCTGTATTTCTGAAATCGTAATTTTATCATTGCGTACGACTTGCACTTCTTCCCCCGTTGCAGCAATTTGATGATATAAATTATACGTAAACGAATCGTAATTATCGATTAATAAAATCATACACGCACCTCCAATAACGCACGGGCTTTGTTTAGCGTTTCCTCATACTCAAGCTCTGGTACCGAATCAAACACAATACCAGCCCCCGCTTGTACGTAAGCTTTACCGTCCTTTACAAGCATCGTGCGGATAGCTAGTGCTAAATCCATATTACCTGTTGTCGAAATATAACCAACTGCCCCTGCATAAATGCCGCGCTTCCGCTGTTCTAATTCATTAATAATTTGCATCGCACGAATTTTCGGAGCACCCGAAACGGTTCCTGCTGGTAAACTAGCTGCTAACACATCCATTACATGCGCGTCCTCAAGTAGTTTTCCTGTCACCTCTGACACAATATGCATGACGTATTTATAGCGCTCAATTTGCATGTATTTTGTTACCTGAACTGAACCAATTTGCGCCACTCGCCCGACATCATTGCGCCCTAAATCTACGAGCATTTTATGTTCCGCGATTTCTTTTTCATCAGCCAATAAGGAATTCGCAATTTCTGCATCTTCTTGCACCGTTTTCCCGCGCGGCTTTGTTCCCGCAATGGGATTCGTTGTTACGAGCCCATTTTGCACCTTTACTAAACTTTCAGGAGAAGTCCCTAAAATCGTGTACGTCCCGAAATCTAAAAAGTACATATACGGCGATGCATTAGACGTACGCAATTTACGATAAAGCTCAAGTGGCTGTTCATCAAAGCTCGCTTCAAATGTTTGTGATAGTACAACTTGGAAAATATCTCCGTTCCGAATATGTTCCTTTGCCATTTCAACCATATTTATAAAATGATCTTTCGAAAGCGTTGGTGTAAAATGAGCAGTTGTCGACTCACACGGTCTTTCCATAAATGGCTGCCCGATTGTTTTTTCAATCTCATCAATTGCCTTTTGCATCTCATCCACTGTACGTCCATCTTGAAATAAATCAATCGCGGCAATCGTTACTTGTTGAAGCAAATGGTCAATCACAATAAACGTATCGTAAAAAAAGACATGCACATCTGGCATTTCATAAACATCATTGACAATATCGCCAATTCCCTCAAAATGATACGCTGTTTCATAACCAAAATAACCAATCGCCCCTCCGAAAAAGGCAAATGGATAGGATTCGGAATCGCGAATTGGTAATAGATCCTTTAATGTTTGAAGGACCGGCTGTTCAAACACTTGCTCGCCGCCATTGTTCTTAAAAAATGAACTTTGATACTGATCCCCTCTTAGCTCCCCAACTGGATTTACCGCAATAAAGGAATAACGACCGCTCTCACTAAATTTCGCATTGGATTCAAACAGCACCTTGTTTTTCCCATTCAAAGCCATATACACGGAAATCGGTGTCATTGTATCTCCCGTAATTTTTTTCATAACAAAATGTTGTTGCATCTCTACTCTCATATAAATCTCTCCTCAGCTCAACTGTTTTCCACTTCTGCATAGATGCTTTGTGGATGTTCTCATTCTCTACTTTTCTAGACGCAAAAAGGCCCTCCGCAACTAAAGGACGGAGAGCCGTGGTGCCACCTTCATTGACTACTGAATGTAACAATAGTCCACTTCATTACTCGTAACGTGAGTGCTACGGCACAGCATTTCCTCTGTGCAGCTAGAAAGTCCATTCATAAGCATTGTTTGCTAACTTTCACCAACCGTTAGCTCTCTAAAAAATCAATCGCTTACTACTCTTTTTCATCTTCGCTTTTCCTATACGACTATTGTACGTTAAGTAAGTGGAATTTTCAATTTATTTTTTCGCCGCGAAAGCATGCGTTTCAAGTCTAGCTATACATATACAGTTGACCATGTGATTTTGCATAATACAATCGTGCATCTGC is part of the Solibacillus sp. FSL K6-1523 genome and harbors:
- the trpE gene encoding anthranilate synthase component I, with amino-acid sequence MRVEMQQHFVMKKITGDTMTPISVYMALNGKNKVLFESNAKFSESGRYSFIAVNPVGELRGDQYQSSFFKNNGGEQVFEQPVLQTLKDLLPIRDSESYPFAFFGGAIGYFGYETAYHFEGIGDIVNDVYEMPDVHVFFYDTFIVIDHLLQQVTIAAIDLFQDGRTVDEMQKAIDEIEKTIGQPFMERPCESTTAHFTPTLSKDHFINMVEMAKEHIRNGDIFQVVLSQTFEASFDEQPLELYRKLRTSNASPYMYFLDFGTYTILGTSPESLVKVQNGLVTTNPIAGTKPRGKTVQEDAEIANSLLADEKEIAEHKMLVDLGRNDVGRVAQIGSVQVTKYMQIERYKYVMHIVSEVTGKLLEDAHVMDVLAASLPAGTVSGAPKIRAMQIINELEQRKRGIYAGAVGYISTTGNMDLALAIRTMLVKDGKAYVQAGAGIVFDSVPELEYEETLNKARALLEVRV